The DNA segment ccgcaTCGCATTCATCGAtccatctaaagaaaactattttaaattatgtatttatgttacattttttctaaatcatgcatgtctggtatcaaaattgctttgtttagcaacgctacctcaATAATACACAACGCCAAGCAGGACAAGCGAAGCTCATGGGGAAATGAACTAACCTTTTCCCCCCtcccccccttacaaaactcacaatatttctttggatacaggcactCAAGTCATAAAATCATCAGATATATCTATACGCTCATACTTTCCGGAAACACAAATCTCGAAATCATCACCTATTTATAGTTGCTATCCATATATGACATCCACAGCAACCACAATATAGCAATCAGCTATCAACTAtcatctatcagctaagagatttcattactattcgccttttatcttctgcattacataaggctacctttctgtctttcgaggttaagctctacctccatctgcattttctgcattgcataaggctacctttctgtcttccgagactaagctctgcctctatctgcatcttctgcattgcataaggctaccttcctgccttccgaggttaagctctacctccatctgcatcttctgcattgcataaggctacctttctgccttccgagactaagctctgtctccatctgcatcttctgcattgcataaggctacctttctgccttacgaggttaagctctacctccatctgcatcttctgcattgcataaggctacctttctgccttccgagactaagctctgtctccatctgcattttctgcattgcataaggttacctttctgccttccgaggttaagctctacctccatctgcatctcctacattgcataaggctaacttTATGCCTTCTGAGATTAAGcactacctccatctgcatggctgaaataccgccaccttatttctcttgcatggcttAAATATCGCCAGTCTATCTCTCTTGtatggctgaaataccgccaccctttatttacgtcttgcatcggctgaaagatcaccaccttctgTATTTTCATGGGCTgtaagatcgccaaattgtccaaaggcgtcattgttcggaggcaccattttcatagcccgaaaacgccatgccatggcctgaggaccccattttatcttttgcatatcattattcaaaggcatcatggttcggaggcatcatcctcatagcccgagaacatcatttcatagcctgcgaatcctttatcatacgcttcatggcctaggGCATCATGGTcggaggacgtcatcctaaccgtccaaagacaatatatatatatatatatatatatatatatatatatatatatatatatatatatatatatatatatatatatatatatatatatatatatatatatatatatatatatatatatatatatatatatatatatatatatatatatatatatatatatatatatatatatatatatatatatatatatatatatatatatatatatatatatatatatatatatatatatatatatatatatatatatatatatatatatatatatatatatatatatatatatatatatatatatatatatatatatatatatatatatatatatatatatatatgtaataccagggatatgtaggtagctcaaaaaccagagctcggtcaaaactcttcaaaattatttcattcggtcaaaattggccatcatatctttacccgacaactctttcatccttcccgggtaaagagggacagctgttgatacccaattttttcctatgtatttttatatacaaaatactttcaaaatagtatatacatacatatataagcatgcccaagagttttggtattttttcctaatttttaaaattttaaaatcaatttattgtctatttttagcagtacaaaatccaataattattcccaagaatataattttggtgaataacttattttattctcatatttacaccaaaatatagttaaggtgatttttgtatatttttacaaatttatttggtatttaaaagactaaattgcatataattgcaattatagcctactttaagattaatagcattttataattgtaaaattgggtccagtatttttaaatcaatatttatatactattaattgtttcagtacttttaatttgctttttaaaatcatcttcactatttttataaaataaaaaggaaaattgGCTTTTTAATATTTagccccatttttatttcaataatagccccattacatttcaattgtagcccttaATTTGACTCAATTAAACTAACCCAATTCCAAATAACCCGCCCGGTTCCTActattgatccaggccgttgatcattttgatcaacggccataaaCCACCCTTACTttttttaaccccaaacgacTACCCTACCTCATTTCCTATCTCTCAGTTGCCTTTGAAACCTctcgtctctcaaactctctcaaactctctgaaaccctaacctcctTCTACCCCTCTTCAACCACcactccaccggaatccatggcttctcatgCCATGGATGGTTGATACTCACTCCCCTCCATCAGTAAACCATGGTTGCTCGAAGCTTCGAGACCTGACCTCGATGGTTCTCCTTTAGATCCTTATCAGATCTGTacatctatggcttctccggccattactCCGGTATATTCAAGCACTCTGAgccttttcgactcaggatctgaccttcctcaagacctttctcatttctagggttttctctgaaaccctaagctgtccgaggttctttacttgcttattttcttagatctggaaAATGTCTGTGTTCTATTGAactttttaaaggttttccccaaattctcttttcaaaatcgtttaatttcgatttagggtttctgaaaggtttttcaaaagcatctttctgattctttttgttcattctttatgtgtgtttgtctgtgttatgctcgtatgacttcttttactaTGCATGTACTGTTCTTCTACTTCCTTTTTCTACTATACACATTACTCctgtactcacatgttaatccgtgttatgttttccttactcttctactatatgtgtttactgtgagttctttgattttgtttaCTTTATTTAGCTCTatttgtgttcttgctaagcatatttcacctgcttttgtttgagctcgtatcatctctttcttctaaACTTGTTTAAACTACGagttttctcaaacatgttctcatgaccttgaatcagttctatctatcatgtatgtttgtttctcataaagtctttgggagagacttctgagcctctttcaatgacctgctctctcacctctatgtctgactcaattcgaaaccctaggatttgggggtttctttggcaagtgatattagggttccactttgggaccctaggctttcagactcactctaagtctgtaactgaactcgattcccttttgtttatgactctaaggctttcaatgttagactctttttctgagtaacctgacgattcctttcgttattggtatgctttatatatgtgaaatttctctttcaaaagatttttaccaactgattgattgattctgaaatccttttaataaggctgacgaattgtcactgatttttcttcgattgaacctcttttacctttcttgacttggtttATTAGAATTGAACCCGTAATTTTGGTttcatggctgtttgattgattcccttgccatatttggcacaaaccgtgtaccattgatggttttccttaaataacttctatgtatttaccccttttgtgctactttgaaaggttttaattaaaatttatttccttaactGGCTTTTACCCATTAAAATCAGAATCTCTTAACCAAAGGGAGATCgatttcaatgatatttccttgcctttcttacttgtttctctacactataaaagggactacccttctgcacttttaagaGCACTTCGAGTTCAATACCTCGAACAATTGGATTaatactttcaacttacttacacactttattgctttgagttcaatactcttgcAACATTCTACTCATTTCTGGTatcttttggaacttttgcttgcaacttggctttttcaagactacttttacttgtttgttttccttgaaactagtatgttctaatttagctttcctgCCTCACCCTTATtgtttatttacagttttctGCAATATTGTTTACTTTGTTAttcatgattaatgttaactatgtgtgttctttccttgcatctattttctgttatgaatccctacccctGTTCTCTTCTAtttgtttgagttaaggttcatgggctggcagtatccaaattactgcccaggtccaaatctgatcctcaatggatcctaactcccaattttGGCTGACAGGCTGGTCAAGGATGTGCCAGCACTCTTAAAttgttgggcatgaccaccagcctaccATGGCCATTCCTAATCCCCCTCTATGCacatacacttactcttagattctaagttctgtccCCCTCTTATGACCCATGCTTTGGGACcatgagttccctctgaacttggacatttgagggctgactcttcgacactgcactataatctaattctgcaatgtgtttggtGTGTAAGCACTGGCCTgagtccctttgagactcttgggaactttgacacatcccaaataagagaaaggctttttgGAAAacggatcctggaagttggtttatctcatattgctaGGTTGTTTGGTTGCAGCTGGAAGTTCTGATGTTTTTTTTGATTCATTCtagtctataataatttgtaataactatgaggctctagtgaaaaaggggagggtcatttatgtatgcatatgggtagacaacatgctcacagggattactatttacaaattctgcatttaagcatatcatatagtactcctgcctataagtcgtctcattattacattagaaaccatgcctataagtttctgcatatagaaatcatgtataagtttctgcacttatacatttagaaatcctgcctataagttatgcattacacgtagaaatcttgcctataagttgtttcattactgcattagaaatcatgcctataagtttctgcatatagaaatcatgactatagttttgtttatgcatttctgcatattcatCTGTCGTTAGGCAAATAATCATAGGTTTAATAgtaatcaacttcattctagataccatgccaaTAGGGCTCCTGCACTTACATAATCgttttaaaatcaataacgcttagaaatcatgcctataggagcagccgtctgaatctgattcgtctattttatctataagtctaaaatcagtagtaatgtttgTTTAATATCTGCAGAATTTAATtagttctaaaatcagtaacccttctttaaaatcagtatacttccacCTAGGTAAGCAGTAGGTAATTGTTTAACTGTATCAGTGTTAATAAATTGCAACCACacaaggcctaattcggactccttatctgagaaatatgtgatgaagcaacatgtcctaacgctttaaatttaattcagactataaccagtatttgaagtcatgctaaataatttgctcatttaagtgaggaggcctgtttgagcccttaaactgctatttgtttcccctacttgcttatgtgttttgtttgtcgcattagaattttgtccttttaaaactctgaaaagcccaacctccttccctttaggactagtagtcccaaatgtctccaggactgataggatcgggacgagtaatagcatgcaataagtaacgacactattccgcgtttaataccttaacgggatgggaaagggtagataggaacatgatgactggtgcgctaataccacgtgcgaccccttttttgaggagtgattgtcgggtattgcattgatgtgatccatattgtttgtaaacctaggaccccttcccttttacttgttatcccttttttaactgtccagactatttgcttaagatttctgttttctttatctttcttcaaactttcaattcacttgcgacattatgtgtaaatccccttctatttgagacctttatttgcttacttgatAGTTAAAGTTACAATTGTAACATGgcggggaaccacactagtggatcttgaggagtGCCTAATActttcccctcgagataatttctagcccttacccgaactctggttttccaactcgaactcttctttagtgtcctaatgcactttaatcattaggtgacgactcttcaacccaaaaaactcaattcccaagagggaacgagttgtcctcccaaatgtcatgaacccgatttctcttttatttataaaatatccaataattatcctccaaattacttttgtgatgatttagtcatctaaattctttatttatgccaaaatagtgtttaaaataaaatattatttttgaaataaatttaaaaagaaagtacaacaacaacaacacccagtaaaatcccacaagtaggatctggggagggtagtgtgtacacagaccttaccctcGTCTCAAGATAATAAAAAGAAAGTAAGACATATAAATTAAAACTGAGATAGTAGAAGaaattaatacaaaaatattGACAATTTTGTATATCAAAGAGCtaggaaaaaaaataatttaagagCTATAACACTTCATGGAGCATAAATGAGAAAACTTGATAATCTCGTTCAAATGAAAGCAAGCTAAAGGATGATTCCAAGTAGCAAAACGATAAAGGCAAACAAAACAGTAAACATCATACAAATTGAAAGTCGTTATATTGTCAACTATTTTATATTTCTAAGTGTTGGCTAGCTTAATCTTATGGGAGAATTTGTATCTTAGAATAGTATATGTATTAATATAGTTACTACGGTGGTATGATCTTGTATTGTTTAATTCagtatttcatttttttcttaacctTTCTACGTTTGTTTCTTAAATAAATAGTCATTTACTTTATCTGAATGTTAATTGATACTCCTCCGTTCCAGTTGATGTGAACCTATTTGATTGGGTACGAAGTTTAGAAAAGATGAAGacttggaatttgtggtcctaaaaaAGTTAAAAAggggtccagagtatttgtgtgttataaaaacttctcattaagggtagaatagtaagtttaaactaaattattttcaaatttaaaaaaggGTCTTTTTTTTAATggacaaaaaaaaaataggttcacataaactggaatagAAAGTATAAATTTTTCAAAGAAATTATTGATGTATTTAATTTTTCAAATTAAATATCTTCACAATGTTGATGGAGTTGTACATTCTTGCATGAATAACTTGTAAAATTCGGACTAAATTATAAGTTGACTATATTGATTGAGGACTTTTATGGACAAAATTTCTTCCTTTATTGTATTAGCTAAATAGGATCAACAAACATCATTTTTATGAACATAATTCTTAATGCAATATTTATgtgatttctaaaaaaattatattcattAAGAGTACACCCTAAAACTAATTAAACTAAATCTTGCATGCGCTGATGACAGATATTTAGGAGCGTAACATTAAACTTGTCGCTCGTGGGGCCGTCTCTTGAATACTCCACATAAAATTAGTTTAAGCGGCCAAAGAGATCTTTTGAGACGAATTTACTAGAGTGGCtcttttgaatgaatttctatgGCTTCCATGAAAATTTTGTCTCTCTTGAAATCAGGCGTTAATGGTTCAACATCACTAAAGCAATGCAAACTTTTGCACCAAAAGATTGTTACTTTAGGCTTAGAAAGCAGCATTATTTTTTCCAAGAATCTAATTAACCTATACATCTCTTGCCAAGATTTCCATTCTGCTAAGCTAGTTTttcaaaatcttgaaaaccctcttgatATCACTTTGTGGAATGGTCTAATGTCTGATTATACCAAGAACCATTTGTTCAATGAAGCTCTTGAGCTCTTTGAGAAGCTGTTGCACTTCCCATATCTCAAAGCTGATAGTTACACCTTTCCTAGTGTTCTCAAGGCTTGTGGTGGTTTAGAAAAAGTCCAATGGGGTCAAATGGTACATGCTCATCTGATTAAATGTGGGCTTTTATCAGATGTTGTTGTGACAAGTTCACTGATCAGTATGTACGCGAAATGCGGCTTGTTCGGTTCGGCTATACAGCTGTTTGATGAAATGCCTGAAAGAGACGTTGCGTGTTGGAATACTATGATTTCATGCTACTATCAAAGTGGGAAATTTGCCAAAGCGCTTGAGTTCTTTGAGAAAATGAAGGGTTTGGGATATTCGCCTAATTCGGTTACGTACACAGCTGCAATCTCGTCATGTGCGAGGCTTTTGGATATGGAAACAGGGGAGAGAATTCATCAGCAATTAGTGAATGATCATTTTTCATTGGATGGTTTTGTAAGTGCTGCTCTTGTAGACATGTATGGGAAATGTGGCTGGTTAGAGAAGGCTAAAGAAATCTTTGAGCAAATCCCTGTCAAGAGTTTGGTTTCCTGGAATTCCATGATATCTGGGTATAGTTTGAGAGGTGATACCAGATCATGCATTGAGCTTTTAAGAAGGATGAGCAAAGAAAACACGAGACCGTCAACTGTGACTTTAAGCAGCTTATTAATGGCATGCTCTAAATCCGCTCAATTGCAGCACGGGAAGTTTCTTCATGCATATATAATTCGAAATAAAATAAGATCTGATGTCTTTCTTAATGCTTCACTTGTTGACTTATATTTCAAATGTGGGAGAGTTGAGACTGCCCAAAATGTCTTTAGTAAGATCACAAAGAAGAGTGTGGAAGCTTGGAATGTAATGATCTCCGGATATGTGTCAGCTGGATACTACTTGGAGGCTCTTGACATCTATAATGACATGAAGTTGGCAGGGATAAAACCTGATGCAATCACTTTGACGAGTGCCTTGGTATCTTGTTCACAGTTGGCTGCCTTAGAACAGGGCAAGGAGATCCACAAGTGTATCATTGACAATAGGTTTGAATCCAATGAAACTGTTATGGGATCATTGCTTGATATGTATGCTAAATGTGGTGTCGTAAGTGAAGCTTCTCAAGTCTTTGATGAGTTGCCTGAGAGAGATCTGGTATCATGGACTACAATGATTGTGGCATATGGATCTCATGGCCAAGCTTTTGAAGCTTTAAAACTCTTTAATGAAATGCTGCATTCTAATGTAAAACCCGACAGAGTTGCATTCCTTGCAGTAATTTCTGCATGTGCTCATGCAGGATTAGTGGATGAAGGTTGTCATTATTTTAATTTAATGGTCAGTGTTTGTGACATCCAACCATCAGCTGAAGAGTAC comes from the Nicotiana sylvestris chromosome 4, ASM39365v2, whole genome shotgun sequence genome and includes:
- the LOC104221388 gene encoding pentatricopeptide repeat-containing protein At5g27110, with translation MASMKILSLLKSGVNGSTSLKQCKLLHQKIVTLGLESSIIFSKNLINLYISCQDFHSAKLVFQNLENPLDITLWNGLMSDYTKNHLFNEALELFEKLLHFPYLKADSYTFPSVLKACGGLEKVQWGQMVHAHLIKCGLLSDVVVTSSLISMYAKCGLFGSAIQLFDEMPERDVACWNTMISCYYQSGKFAKALEFFEKMKGLGYSPNSVTYTAAISSCARLLDMETGERIHQQLVNDHFSLDGFVSAALVDMYGKCGWLEKAKEIFEQIPVKSLVSWNSMISGYSLRGDTRSCIELLRRMSKENTRPSTVTLSSLLMACSKSAQLQHGKFLHAYIIRNKIRSDVFLNASLVDLYFKCGRVETAQNVFSKITKKSVEAWNVMISGYVSAGYYLEALDIYNDMKLAGIKPDAITLTSALVSCSQLAALEQGKEIHKCIIDNRFESNETVMGSLLDMYAKCGVVSEASQVFDELPERDLVSWTTMIVAYGSHGQAFEALKLFNEMLHSNVKPDRVAFLAVISACAHAGLVDEGCHYFNLMVSVCDIQPSAEEYSCLIDLLGRAGRLREAYAIVQSNPHVRDDVELLSTLFSACHLHEDREIGEEIAKVLTQKDVDDPSTYVVFEKMYASQNKWNEVRRLRMKMKELRLRKKPGCSWIEVDKRILTFLANDKSFPLVDNVYQCLCLIYSDMENYECFSLNSKGDEYYSQPAT